A DNA window from Zingiber officinale cultivar Zhangliang chromosome 3A, Zo_v1.1, whole genome shotgun sequence contains the following coding sequences:
- the LOC122051405 gene encoding protein FAM98A-like isoform X1, with protein sequence MDRYQKVEQPRPESTISENEVRITSQGVIRNYVSYATSLFQDKLVREIVLKAMGQAISKAVAVAEIVKKRNRGLYQDTAISSVSITDVWEPIEEGLVPLETTRHVSMISISLSARELNKNSPGYQVPLEQPRRQPRYQQPQQQLQFKIKQERNQFNEDSYAGGHIGGHIRGRGRGRRGRGWGRGYGRYEYDQGGYDNYQRGYGEYDYNQGGYGYDQGRYGYNQENDAWNSNWGRGRGEWTYYGGGYSGGRGGSGRTSARGYSRGRGRVGRRG encoded by the exons ATGGACAGATACCAAAAAGTGGAGCAGCCACGACCGGAATCCACCATAAGCGAAAACGAGGTACGAATCACAAGTCAGGGCGTCATCCGCAACTATGTTAGCTACGCCACGAGCCTCTTTCAG GATAAACTTGTTAGAGAGATTGTTTTAAAGGCAATGGGACAGGCTATCAGCAAAGCTGTGGCAGTTGCAGAAATCGTAAAG AAAAGGAATCGTGGGTTATATCAAGATACTGCAATCAGTTCTGTCAGTATTACTGACGTGTGGGAACCCATTGAAGAAGGCCTTGTGCC TCTGGAGACGACACGGCATGTTTCAATGATTTCAATTTCTCTATCAGCCAGAGAATTAAACAAAAACTCCCCTGG gTATCAAGTTCCCTTGGAGCAGCCAAGGCGCCAGCCCAGGTATCAGCAACCTCAACAGCAACTGCAGTTTAAAATAAAGCAAGAACGGAATCAATTCAACGAGG ATTCATATGCCGGAGGACACATCGGAGGACACATTAGAggtcgaggaagaggaagaagaggaaggggtTGGGGAAGAGGATATGGTAGATATGAATACGACCAGGGTGGGTATGACAACTACCAACGAGGATATGGCGAATATGACTACAATCAAGGTGGATATGGTTACGATCAAGGTAGATATGGTTACAATCAAG AAAATGATGCTTGGAACTCCAATTGGGGACGGGGCAGAGGTGAATGGACTTACTATG GTGGAGGATATAGTGGTGGCAGGGGTGGCAGCGGAAGGACTAGTGCAAGAGGCTACAGCCGTGGACGAGGAAGGGTGGGCCGCCGTGGGTGA
- the LOC122051405 gene encoding ribonuclease P protein subunit p25-like protein isoform X2 encodes MDRYQKVEQPRPESTISENEVRITSQGVIRNYVSYATSLFQDKLVREIVLKAMGQAISKAVAVAEIVKKRNRGLYQDTAISSVSITDVWEPIEEGLVPLETTRHVSMISISLSARELNKNSPGYQVPLEQPRRQPRYQQPQQQLQFKIKQERNQFNEDSYAGGHIGGHIRGRGRGRRGRGWGRGYGRYEYDQGGYDNYQRGYGEYDYNQGGYGYDQENDAWNSNWGRGRGEWTYYGGGYSGGRGGSGRTSARGYSRGRGRVGRRG; translated from the exons ATGGACAGATACCAAAAAGTGGAGCAGCCACGACCGGAATCCACCATAAGCGAAAACGAGGTACGAATCACAAGTCAGGGCGTCATCCGCAACTATGTTAGCTACGCCACGAGCCTCTTTCAG GATAAACTTGTTAGAGAGATTGTTTTAAAGGCAATGGGACAGGCTATCAGCAAAGCTGTGGCAGTTGCAGAAATCGTAAAG AAAAGGAATCGTGGGTTATATCAAGATACTGCAATCAGTTCTGTCAGTATTACTGACGTGTGGGAACCCATTGAAGAAGGCCTTGTGCC TCTGGAGACGACACGGCATGTTTCAATGATTTCAATTTCTCTATCAGCCAGAGAATTAAACAAAAACTCCCCTGG gTATCAAGTTCCCTTGGAGCAGCCAAGGCGCCAGCCCAGGTATCAGCAACCTCAACAGCAACTGCAGTTTAAAATAAAGCAAGAACGGAATCAATTCAACGAGG ATTCATATGCCGGAGGACACATCGGAGGACACATTAGAggtcgaggaagaggaagaagaggaaggggtTGGGGAAGAGGATATGGTAGATATGAATACGACCAGGGTGGGTATGACAACTACCAACGAGGATATGGCGAATATGACTACAATCAAGGTGGATATGGTTACGATCAAG AAAATGATGCTTGGAACTCCAATTGGGGACGGGGCAGAGGTGAATGGACTTACTATG GTGGAGGATATAGTGGTGGCAGGGGTGGCAGCGGAAGGACTAGTGCAAGAGGCTACAGCCGTGGACGAGGAAGGGTGGGCCGCCGTGGGTGA
- the LOC122051405 gene encoding TATA-binding protein-associated factor 2N-like isoform X3 — translation MVDDHYLLNKDKLVREIVLKAMGQAISKAVAVAEIVKKRNRGLYQDTAISSVSITDVWEPIEEGLVPLETTRHVSMISISLSARELNKNSPGYQVPLEQPRRQPRYQQPQQQLQFKIKQERNQFNEDSYAGGHIGGHIRGRGRGRRGRGWGRGYGRYEYDQGGYDNYQRGYGEYDYNQGGYGYDQGRYGYNQENDAWNSNWGRGRGEWTYYGGGYSGGRGGSGRTSARGYSRGRGRVGRRG, via the exons ATGGTCGATGACCATTATCTTCTTAACAAG GATAAACTTGTTAGAGAGATTGTTTTAAAGGCAATGGGACAGGCTATCAGCAAAGCTGTGGCAGTTGCAGAAATCGTAAAG AAAAGGAATCGTGGGTTATATCAAGATACTGCAATCAGTTCTGTCAGTATTACTGACGTGTGGGAACCCATTGAAGAAGGCCTTGTGCC TCTGGAGACGACACGGCATGTTTCAATGATTTCAATTTCTCTATCAGCCAGAGAATTAAACAAAAACTCCCCTGG gTATCAAGTTCCCTTGGAGCAGCCAAGGCGCCAGCCCAGGTATCAGCAACCTCAACAGCAACTGCAGTTTAAAATAAAGCAAGAACGGAATCAATTCAACGAGG ATTCATATGCCGGAGGACACATCGGAGGACACATTAGAggtcgaggaagaggaagaagaggaaggggtTGGGGAAGAGGATATGGTAGATATGAATACGACCAGGGTGGGTATGACAACTACCAACGAGGATATGGCGAATATGACTACAATCAAGGTGGATATGGTTACGATCAAGGTAGATATGGTTACAATCAAG AAAATGATGCTTGGAACTCCAATTGGGGACGGGGCAGAGGTGAATGGACTTACTATG GTGGAGGATATAGTGGTGGCAGGGGTGGCAGCGGAAGGACTAGTGCAAGAGGCTACAGCCGTGGACGAGGAAGGGTGGGCCGCCGTGGGTGA